The genomic region GCGAGTTGAGAAGCAGCGCCCGCGTTACGGAGTAAtgctgctcctcgtctGCCGTTAGTTCTCTCTTGTTTCAACATACCCGGCTGGTGTTTCCCGACACACGAGGATATCAAGTCAACGACTATCTCGGGCGCAGGCGACGCGTTCCCTGGCGCGCCGTACACGGACGAATACGAGACGAAGCGCAAGGGAAACGTCGGGTGTACAGTCGGCGTTaacgtcgacgacatgaTTTGAACTGAGTGTTAGCCGACCCAGGGAGGAGACATACCCCGCTCCGTCCCTCCTTCCCATGGGCGtaggagctcgtcgaggccgctgCACCCGTTAGCCGCGCAGCTGTCGGTGACATCGTCGCTGGCGAGGACCGCGACGCGCGGCGAGAGGCTCTGGACAATCGAGAGCGGCGGAGAGGGCATCTCGATACCGCTCTCTGTAGTTAGGTGGTGTAGATGTAGAGATGTAGATATAGAGTAGATGCCGTCTCCATTGCTTCAGAAACccggcgttggcgttcGTGACGTCGGCGCAGGTACCACCAAACAACCCGCGTGGTGACCTTATTTATCCCTACCGTTAGCTATGGTGGTTGGCGGAATCAAAAAAGTCCGGGCGAAAGCGCCCCTCCCGCGTCGTTTTGATCAACGGGTCCGCAGCCATCTCCAACTCGTAActcgcgccgacgccgactcCGACACATACGCCATGTCGCTCCGTtccgccgtcgcctcggcgtctcgccctcttgCGCCGCGCTTtgcgcgcgcagcctcgaccaaggtcaagaagcctaccaaggtcaaggccaagaaggaggagctggaccCGAACTGGATCCTCCCCGAGATCCACCTCGGTCGTACCCACCCCTCGCGCTACGGCGACCACTACGAGAACGCGCTCGCCTCGGATATGCTGTACATGACGTACGATCACCGTGCGTGGGAGACTTCGGCAAAGGCAGCGGCTGttgccctcgccaacgccgccgagcccaAGGTCGTGACGGGATACGAGGCGAACCGGCCCGCCCCGCCTCCGAAGGGTAACCGCCCACCCAAGCCGATGAACCGCGCCCTCGTTCCCGAGGACGTCGTGCAGCTTGAGGCGATCACGGTTCACACGATGGTCAAGGAGGCGATTGGGAACAAGAacgcgctcctctccgcGATCATGGCTCTGCGTGCGATTTCGGGTGAGAGCgcccgcggcggcggccgcgctggcgctagcggcgtcgaggtcgttgcGTCTCGCAATGGTGCGGCGGCGTTCAAGCTCCGCGCCGGCATGCCTGTTgccgccaaggtcgagctcaagggcgaggccATGTACGACTTCCTCCAGAGCCTTGTCGACTTTGTTCTTCCTCGCATCCGCGAGTTCCCGGGCTTTGTTTTGCCGCCCATGAGCGCCAGCAAGACGTCTCCGTCTGcgctcgccggcgtcgTGTCCCTCGGCCTCCCGCCGGCGGCTATGGGTCTCTTCCCCCAGATTGCCGCCAACATTGACTCGTACCCCAAACTACACGGCTTCCACATGTACTTTAAGACGAATGCGcgcggacgcgacgcgcaggagcatgcgcgcgcgctgctcACCGGGTTCAGGATACCGTTCCACAGGAAGTCGTAGGCATATGCATTACTCACAGGTCTGCAAGGATAGGGTGGTGCGGGAGCGTGTTGTGAGTGGCTGTTCGTTGTGGATCTCTTGTGGAAAGCTTTCAGAGGCAGTGGGAGACGGCGTACAGGCAAGAGCTTGGTACGTATATGTTAGAATTCTTGGGCAAGGCGAGAGACAAGCGATGAGAGGGACCGCCCGGACAGCGGTGCAGCTCAGAGCCTGGCTGAGCACCAGCAATGTTCATACCGACCTCCAGCCTCCCTAGACATGACACTGCGACCTTAACCCAGCCATCTAAGCAATACATGATCCTACAACACTacgcgtcgacctccatcCCGCGCAGCGCAGTCACGCCGCCCGCCTTCTTAACCATCCGCCGAATCTCCCCCGGCGTCTTCTGCCAAACATTGAGCTTCCGGTCGCGGGCCATGGTGGTATAATCAACCCCGTGTGCCCGtacaagctcggcgagccAGACGTGCTCCTGGGACGAAGTGTGACGCACAACAGGGACAGAGGAGGCAgcgagggcctcgaggtctggcgtcagcgcgATACTCGGTCTCCCAGCTGATTGTGTTGCCATAAGTTTGCCGGACTCACCCCTTACGACCTGCGTCTTAGCGACCACCCTCTCCGGtgccttctcctcttcatTCAGCGGCTTTGGtttctcatcctcctcctcctcctcctccccatcgATGATGATATCGATAACGTTGCCCTCTTCGTCGCGCACGATCCGCCCAAACCCGATCTTGGGGGCTgcggcgtcctcggtgggagggaggagggggagctTGACACGCTGGTTCCGTTCCGGCTggttggggatggggatggaggggaggagacCGAGAGCGGCGTAGCTTTGGTCAGTATGGGTTGGAAGGTAGGCTCACTTCTGAAACACCGTCTTCTTCCTGTCCCAGGCGTTCTGGAGCGTCTCGGGTCCACGAAGAGGTGGggccttcttgagcttggcgtgcATGCGCTTCTTCTGCGCAAGGTTAGGCTTGGTCGACTTGTGCGACTTGGCCTTGGAGCGTTGGCGGGGGTTGGCCATGGCAGTAGTGGCGAGCGGGCAGGCGTaagagagagggagagcaAGAGTTGGTTAGAGATGGTCGTTGAGTGGCAAGTGGAGGTTCGCAAAATATGGTGGTGCCTGAATCAATACCCAGCTCTCCCACGGTTGATCACCTCACGTGCTCGGAAGTAGGATTCTTCGGATATACATCtgagaagaggaagagttGGTGATGAGCTCAACGAGATCTAGCAAGAAATCTGATGCACCCTTCTGCATCAGGCAACGCGCACGACCACGCAGCCCCATGGAGCCACGCACCCCTCGACcgcggaggagcgcggTGACCCGTTCACGGAAAACAAACCGCACATCTTATGCCCGGCATCCGGGGCATGTGATTATCGGATTGGGTACTGCTATACTGCGACGGTTCGTAACCGAGATTCAAGCTGGGATCCGGATCGGAGTGAACGTTTGCCGGCATACCGGTAAGTCGGTTCGGCTTCATACTCCAAAAGACCGTTGTACAGCGGTACAGCCAGCGATCCAGAGACTGCCCGTCTCACTCTCGCCAGGTGGTAATGATCAAAGACAGTCTACTCGGCCGCCGATAGGCAAGTCCTGGTCATCATGTCTCTTGAGCCATGCCCACGTCCTCACACTGCTCGCCTACTTTGATCCAGAC from Cutaneotrichosporon cavernicola HIS019 DNA, chromosome: 2 harbors:
- the NOP16 gene encoding uncharacterized protein (Ribosome biogenesis protein Nop16), translated to MANPRQRSKAKSHKSTKPNLAQKKRMHAKLKKAPPLRGPETLQNAWDRKKTVFQNYAALGLLPSIPIPNQPERNQRVKLPLLPPTEDAAAPKIGFGRIVRDEEGNVIDIIIDGEEEEEEDEKPKPLNEEEKAPERVVAKTQVVRDLEALAASSVPVVRHTSSQEHVWLAELVRAHGVDYTTMARDRKLNVWQKTPGEIRRMVKKAGGVTALRGMEVDA
- the mrpl7 gene encoding uncharacterized protein (ribosomal L5P family C-terminus) gives rise to the protein MSLRSAVASASRPLAPRFARAASTKVKKPTKVKAKKEELDPNWILPEIHLGRTHPSRYGDHYENALASDMLYMTYDHRAWETSAKAAAVALANAAEPKVVTGYEANRPAPPPKGNRPPKPMNRALVPEDVVQLEAITVHTMVKEAIGNKNALLSAIMALRAISGESARGGGRAGASGVEVVASRNGAAAFKLRAGMPVAAKVELKGEAMYDFLQSLVDFVLPRIREFPGFVLPPMSASKTSPSALAGVVSLGLPPAAMGLFPQIAANIDSYPKLHGFHMYFKTNARGRDAQEHARALLTGFRIPFHRKS